The Juglans microcarpa x Juglans regia isolate MS1-56 chromosome 8S, Jm3101_v1.0, whole genome shotgun sequence genome has a window encoding:
- the LOC121244549 gene encoding ABSCISIC ACID-INSENSITIVE 5-like protein 5 isoform X1: protein MATNLNFKNFGTDPPGEPNGNGRPPENFPLARQQSIYSLTFDELQNTMGGSLGKDFGSMNMDELLKNIWSAEETQTMSNFSTSTAPEGASGPPAGAGYLQRQGSLTLPRTLSQKTVDEVWRYISKDDVTGNGSSSVPQRQQTLGEMTLEEFLVRAGVVREDTQLGAKPSTPGFFGNSGLGIGFPPTGVVTGLMGNRIPESSDNQFSIQSSNLPLNVNGIRPDQMQLSRPQQQQQQPQIFPKPATVAYATNQMPQLGSPGMRAGIVGISDQSLSSGLVQVHGGGMGTVGLGAGALTAATRSPANQLSSDGIGKSNGDTSSVSPVPYMFNGGLRGRRSNGAVEKVVERRQRRMIKNRESAARSRARKQAYTMELEAEVAKLKEDNEELRKKQEEITEMQKNQAVEIMNLQRGVKKQCLRRTQTSPW, encoded by the exons atggcgacCAATTTGAACTTCAAGAACTTTGGGACCGACCCACCAGGCGAGCCAAACGGAAACGGAAGGCCGCCGGAAAACTTTCCGTTAGCCCGGCAGCAGTCGATCTACTCGTTAACCTTCGACGAGTTGCAGAACACCATGGGAGGCAGCCTAGGCAAGGACTTCGGATCCATGAACATGGACGAGCTACTCAAGAACATTTGGAGTGCCGAGGAGACCCAAACCATGTCCAACTTCTCCACAAGTACCGCACCAGAAGGGGCCAGCGGCCCTCCTGCTGGCGCTGGGTACTTACAGAGGCAGGGCTCGCTGACTCTACCCAGGACGCTGAGCCAGAAGACCGTGGACGAGGTCTGGAGATATATATCCAAGGATGATGTGACTGGAAATGGAAGCTCAAGCGTGCCGCAGAGGCAGCAGACTTTAGGGGAGATGACTTTGGAGGAGTTCCTCGTAAGAGCTGGGGTAGTGAGAGAGGACACCCAACTGGGTGCCAAGCCTAGTACCCCAGGATTCTTTGGCAATAGCGGTTTAGGAATTGGGTTTCCGCCGACTGGTGTGGTTACGGGATTGATGGGGAATAGGATTCCAGAGAGTAGTGATAATCAATTTTCTATTCAATCTTCGAATTTGCCACTGAATGTGAATGGTATTAGACCGGATCAGATGCAATTATCGAGGcctcagcagcagcagcagcagcctcAGATTTTTCCTAAGCCGGCTACGGTGGCCTATGCAACAAATCAGATGCCTCAGCTGGGCAGTCCAGGAATGAGGGCCGGAATTGTGGGGATAAGTGATCAAAGTTTGAGTAGTGGGTTGGTTCAGGTTCATGGTGGAGGGATGGGGACTGTTGGGTTAGGAGCCGGAGCTCTTACTGCTGCGACGAGGTCGCCTGCGAACCAGCTGTCGTCGGATGGGATTGGGAAGAGTAATGGGGATACATCGTCAGTGTCGCCGGTTCCTTATATGTTTAATGGTGGTTTAAGGGGGAGGAGGTCTAATGGTGCTGTGGAGAAGGTGGTTGAAAGGAGGCAGAGGAGAATGATTAAGAATAGAGAGTCAGCTGCGAGGTCTCGAGCTCGAAAGCAG GCTTATACCATGGAATTGGAAGCTGAAGTTGCAAAGTTAAAGGAGGATAATGAAGAATTGCGGAAAAAACAG GAAGAAATTACGGAAATGCAAAAGAATCAG GCCGTGGAGATCATGAATCTACAACGAGGAGTTAAGAAACAATGCTTGAGAAGAACACAGACTAGTCCTTGGTGA
- the LOC121244549 gene encoding ABSCISIC ACID-INSENSITIVE 5-like protein 5 isoform X6, producing MATNLNFKNFGTDPPGEPNGNGRPPENFPLARQQSIYSLTFDELQNTMGGSLGKDFGSMNMDELLKNIWSAEETQTMSNFSTSTAPEGASGPPAGAGYLQRQGSLTLPRTLSQKTVDEVWRYISKDDVTGNGSSSVPQRQQTLGEMTLEEFLVRAGVVREDTQLGAKPSTPGFFGNSGLGIGFPPTGVVTGLMGNRIPESSDNQFSIQSSNLPLNVNGIRPDQMQLSRPQQQQQQPQIFPKPATVAYATNQMPQLGSPGMRAGIVGISDQSLSSGLVQVHGGGMGTVGLGAGALTAATRSPANQLSSDGIGKSNGDTSSVSPVPYMFNGGLRGRRSNGAVEKVVERRQRRMIKNRESAARSRARKQAYTMELEAEVAKLKEDNEELRKKQEEITEMQKNQMD from the exons atggcgacCAATTTGAACTTCAAGAACTTTGGGACCGACCCACCAGGCGAGCCAAACGGAAACGGAAGGCCGCCGGAAAACTTTCCGTTAGCCCGGCAGCAGTCGATCTACTCGTTAACCTTCGACGAGTTGCAGAACACCATGGGAGGCAGCCTAGGCAAGGACTTCGGATCCATGAACATGGACGAGCTACTCAAGAACATTTGGAGTGCCGAGGAGACCCAAACCATGTCCAACTTCTCCACAAGTACCGCACCAGAAGGGGCCAGCGGCCCTCCTGCTGGCGCTGGGTACTTACAGAGGCAGGGCTCGCTGACTCTACCCAGGACGCTGAGCCAGAAGACCGTGGACGAGGTCTGGAGATATATATCCAAGGATGATGTGACTGGAAATGGAAGCTCAAGCGTGCCGCAGAGGCAGCAGACTTTAGGGGAGATGACTTTGGAGGAGTTCCTCGTAAGAGCTGGGGTAGTGAGAGAGGACACCCAACTGGGTGCCAAGCCTAGTACCCCAGGATTCTTTGGCAATAGCGGTTTAGGAATTGGGTTTCCGCCGACTGGTGTGGTTACGGGATTGATGGGGAATAGGATTCCAGAGAGTAGTGATAATCAATTTTCTATTCAATCTTCGAATTTGCCACTGAATGTGAATGGTATTAGACCGGATCAGATGCAATTATCGAGGcctcagcagcagcagcagcagcctcAGATTTTTCCTAAGCCGGCTACGGTGGCCTATGCAACAAATCAGATGCCTCAGCTGGGCAGTCCAGGAATGAGGGCCGGAATTGTGGGGATAAGTGATCAAAGTTTGAGTAGTGGGTTGGTTCAGGTTCATGGTGGAGGGATGGGGACTGTTGGGTTAGGAGCCGGAGCTCTTACTGCTGCGACGAGGTCGCCTGCGAACCAGCTGTCGTCGGATGGGATTGGGAAGAGTAATGGGGATACATCGTCAGTGTCGCCGGTTCCTTATATGTTTAATGGTGGTTTAAGGGGGAGGAGGTCTAATGGTGCTGTGGAGAAGGTGGTTGAAAGGAGGCAGAGGAGAATGATTAAGAATAGAGAGTCAGCTGCGAGGTCTCGAGCTCGAAAGCAG GCTTATACCATGGAATTGGAAGCTGAAGTTGCAAAGTTAAAGGAGGATAATGAAGAATTGCGGAAAAAACAG GAAGAAATTACGGAAATGCAAAAGAATCAG ATGGATTGA